tgggcctcagtgtccttatctgtgaGATGGGGGCATTGGACTAGAGTCAGGGCAGTTCCCTTCGATTTCCGGCCAGGTGCCGTGCTGGGCATTACTCAACCTTCTCAGGTGGATCTTATGCATTTTACAACTGGGGGAAAGTGACACGGGTCTTTCCCAGTGTCCTAGTGTGACAGTGTTGCTCTAGGGAAGCCAAGGTGACAACAAGCACCAGGTAATTTCATTACATAATCCAATCTCAGTACATacgtttttgtttccatttctctgccaAACAGATATGTCCTATCAGATCAGCAGGCTGCCCTTTGCTGGACCCAGAGCTGGGAGGGACTGGAAGGGGCAGGGCCCCACCCACCCCTGTTGGGCCTCAGCTGACTACTCAGCTGGAAGGAGCAGAGCCTCAGGATATTCTGACTGTGgtcccctctccccaggcccagccccagccccagaagCTCACCTGTGCAGTCTTCTCTGGGATTGGCTGAGTAAGATGGCCAGGACCACCACCGAGACCACCAGTAGCACCACCACGGCCCCTACGATCCCATACACCATGCTTTTCCTGGTGCTAAATTCACAGTTTTCTCCCCAGTGCCAGTGCGTGTCCGAGTTCAGGCACCTGGGGACACACACAAGCTCAGGCCAGCCCACcagcatccctcccccacccagtctcccaaaagaaaaaaatcaatgtcagaGCACAGGAAACCAGCTCTCCCTCTCAGGACAGTTGCTGGGTGCTCTCCCTGACTCCCAAGGctaaggggcggggagggggcgcagGGACCACAGATCTGCGGAGCAGGAATTCAGAATCCGAGAGTGCCGGTACCTCGTCCCAAACACGTGATGTTCACCCATCCAAACACTAAGTAGCTGGCATTTTGACAGCCTGTTACCGTGTTTTATATTTTGCACTTTAATTTATGATCTCCCAAATGTAGTGTCCCAGCTACAGCGGGAGGTGATAATGGCACGGTGGCTGCGATGATGTCAGGGAAACGAATGACAGATGGAGATAGAGATCCACAGATACAAATTTGGAAATTGATAACTGGAACTTTTTCAGGAAGGGGCTTGCTCAGTCCTACGATGTCTGTGTCTATAATCtgcacctccctctccctctggtgGGGTGGAAGATGGGAGACCTGGGTAGAAGAAAGAGGCATGTAgaagaggggggaggaggggtctTGCGAGCTctgcccactcccaccctgcccccttgGGTGACTGTCGGGGTGAGTGGGGCCCTGCCACCAGAGAGGGTAGGTGCTGGGCTTAGAGGGAACAGGCACTCACAGGCAATGGGGGCCACTTTGCTGAAGCTGGCACCTGCCGTGGTGGCAGTTCATTTGCGACTTCGTCCCCGGGGTGCACTTGGTCACACAGGCCAGCTTCCCATCCAGAACATCCACATAGTAGAATTGAGCTAATTCCTTCGCAGCCTTCTGAGTGCAttgctctgggggtggggggcaggcaggaaGCGTCAGCCTGGTGAACACGCCCTCTAGCCCCCAGGTTTACCATCCACACTCTGCGGAGCTGCTTACCTTGCAGGTCAAAGCCGAGCTTCACGGTCTCATTCACGAAGGTGTCCTCCTCACTGTAGCACAGGAGTGAGGTGTCTGTCCAAGGTGGTGGGAAAGAACAAAATAGATATGGCACTTCTGCCCCCTGGGGGCAGCcagccttcccttcctccttgctGGGGACAAGACTATAGGATCTTGGCCCATCCCCAGatgcagctgggcctgtgagcttgCTCAGATGGGGACATTAGGGCTGGTGACAACCTCAGCCCGGGCTGGGAGGGTCTGCTGACAGCAGTACAGAGTCTGAGGAAGGTATCCGGGCTTGACTTCTGGATTCCTAGAGGGAGGTCTCTGGAGCTCCGGAAGAGAGCAGAGATGTGAGGTGTGGGGATGGGGCTGAGACCTCCCTAAGCGACCCCTCCCATCCTTTCCCCCCCAACATCAAGGGGTTTTAGGTGGGCTTACTTTTGCACTCTTTAGAATTACTGGATAGCTCTCTGGTCTCATTCATAACCTTGGCCTTTATGATCTTAGTGAGGTTTGCAAACAGCTCCTGAAACTCTGAAGTGAAGTCTGCCTCCATGACGACTTCATGTTCCACCACGACGCTGCCTTTGCTGGAATTAGGAATCGTCAGCTACCCTGTGTTGCCCGCCCTCCCAGCAAGCAGGGCCCAAGAAGCAAGAGAGGTGATGAGAAACAATTAGCCATATGTCCCAGAGGCAGGACAGAATAGAGACTCTTCCCTCCAGCAGTTAACAACCTAGAGGGAGGCTACAGAGTAAACCTGTGATAACAATATATGCCAGTGGGCAGAATTCATTCCTAAAAATGGGGGCTGTTGGGCAAAGATGCGGAGAAAGTGAACCCTTGTGCatcgttggtgggaatgtaaaatggtgcggccactgtggagaacagtatgatgGTTCCTCAAGAACTTAAAAACAGAATGACCATATGGTCCAGCCATTCCACCTCTGGGCATCTagcccaaagaattgaaagcagaggcaggaagaaatatttgtacacccatgttcatcgCAGTGTTATTCATAAACACTAAACGGTGGAAGAAATGTAAGtgcccatcaacggatgaatgaataaacaaaatgtagtctgtacatacaatggaatatcattcagcctcaaaaagggaggaaattttgagacatgctacaacatgcatgaaccttgaggacattatgctaagtgaaataagccagtcacaaaaagacaactaCTGTATGAGTATTTATGAGTAGTAATATGAGGTCCCTGGAGTGATCAAATTTGTAGAGACAGAAGGTAacatggtggttgccaggggtgggatGAGGAGGAATTGGGAGTTATTGTTGAATGGcgacagagcttcagtttgggaagatgaaaaagttctggagaaggacggtggtagttgcacaacaatgtgggTGTACTTAATGCTGCGGAACcgtatacttattttttttttttttttttgcggtatgcgggcctctcactgctgtggcctcgcctgttgcggagcacaggctccggacgcgcaggctcagcggccatggctcacgggcccagccaccccgcggcatgcgggatcttcccggaccggggaacgaNNNNNNNNNNNNNNNNNNNNNNNNNNNNNNNNNNNNNNNNNNNNNNNNNNNNNNNNNNNNNNNNNNNNNNNNNNNNNNNccctgcatcggcaggcggaccctcaaccactgcgccaccagggaagccccgaaccgTACACTTAAAATGGCGAATTCAGTGGTTAATGGCAGATTGTATGTTATGGGTATTTTActacaatgaaaatatttttaattaaaaaatttaaagtagaagCTATTGgattatattttcaaaaccaaaaaagtaagcgttcagaaatgaagaaacatgAAGCTGCTTTAGGAATGTTGGATTTCAACCCAGAAGCTTCTTGTTAGACAGTCAGCAATGCTCTCAGCAGAGAGAACTTGAGACAAGGTCCATCACTAGTCACAGCCATTGTGACAGAGAAGTCAGGAGCAGGACCCAGGAGGACTTGAAACAACAAAATCCGGAGCCAGAAGGGAGACGGAGACAATGGCTCTGAtgctgggtgggggtggaggacacTAGGCTATGGAACCCAAAGGGCCCTTGACATGTTGGGACCTGACACCCCCAggctcccttcccacccctctgTCTGCTTCTTTGCACTCTCCTCTCAGAGTTCTGCTTCTCCTACCTATCCTTTAAATGTTGGGGCTTCCCATGCTCCTTCCCTGGTACATCTTCACTTCCGTGCTGTGACGACGGCCCCGGCCATCTGGTCTACTGCCAGGGTTTCCAGGGATGTCTATTTAGGGATGCCAACACCAGCGCCTCCACTGTAGACCCTTCCTATCCCATGTTTGACCATCAGCTGCTCCATCACTCGGCCACTCCACGTGGCTGGGCCCCCATGCCAAACTCATCATCTTCGTCTCCCATTCTGCCCCTCCTACGCTCCTCAATTCAGCAAAGGGCACCCCGCACTCCCAGAAGCCCAGAAATCTGGTGTCATTCCTCCGTTTCTCCAAACACCCATCAAACTCCCATGATCTGCTGGTCCTGCCCCCTAAAGACCTTTCACACTGGatacttttcttcttcattatcaCCTCTCAGGTCCAGGCTACTATCATCTCCCTCCTCTGTCCACCCATTCTCAGCCCTGCAGCCAAATTGAGTTGTCTGCAGTGCAAATCGGATACTATCCCAATGGGCCACAATTGCTGATGTTTCACATCTAGATAGCTTGGCACAGGTTACCTTTCTTACCTCCTCTCCCACCACGACCCCTTTGTCCTCAAGCAGCCAAGTGTGCTTTATGTTCCTGGAATCtaccctccttcctctcacctctaGGCTCACCGTCATTGATTTCCTCTTGTAACactcttctcctcccttccttctgcttggctcatttctcctcatccttcaagCCTCAGCTTAGCTGTCACTTCTTCCAGGAGGATTTCCCTCCATCTCACTGAGCTTGCATTCAGGACCTCTCCCACTGCACCTTGTGTGTCCCTTACCATAATTCTAGGCAGACTGCACAGCCATTCTGCTACCTGTGTCCTGCCACTCTAAGCTCCATGAAGACCAGAACCACTGTgctcccagcacctagcacagggtAGGCTTTCAATACTAGTTTGTTACATGGATgagtgctgaatgaatgaatgcatggtcTCAGAGCCCTCAGGTGTTGCCTTTGAGCTGGGGGCCTTTTTGACCCAGCCAGGTACTGATACTCTAATCATTCATGATAGGAGGAGACAGGAGAGCAGGCAAGAGAGAAGGAGCTTCCCATAGTCTATAAATCTCTCCACCCCCATACTCACAGTAGTTTCCTAATGATCACGCCTCTGTATTCTGGAAAGTCTTTGCTCCTGTAAGCTTTATCCATCTGAAAGAAACAAGACAGCTGAGCTCATAGAAGCCTGGAGTATGCAGCAGCCCCTGTTCTCTTTCCCCAAGGAGCCCCTGTATTAGCccataggaaagaaggaagggaagacagAGGGATGTTCCCTCTTCCAGGATGTGTTGGAGGCGTATGGCTCAGGGAAGGAGGCTCTCAGAGGACCCCCCCCCCCTCAGGACTCAGGCTGAAGGGACCCAAGAGCTGAGAAGCCCTGAACAGTAAGTCAAGATGAGCCCTGGCATCCCCTCTCACATTGGTGAATCTAGGCTTCCTCTGCTTTTACCTGACTCTTGAATAGTTGAACAAAACTCAGGTATATAGGGGAGGATacattatttaggtcttctgtgaaATTTCTGTTCG
This sequence is a window from Physeter macrocephalus isolate SW-GA unplaced genomic scaffold, ASM283717v5 random_873, whole genome shotgun sequence. Protein-coding genes within it:
- the LOC102974573 gene encoding mucin-12; translation: MTTRQCYNGATWNGEECACTQGYSGYQCQSPLEYLFIETPEKINATVELSVKVTNRNFTEDLNNVSSPIYLSFVQLFKSQMDKAYRSKDFPEYRGVIIRKLLKGSVVVEHEVVMEADFTSEFQELFANLTKIIKAKVMNETRELSSNSKECKNTSLLCYSEEDTFVNETVKLGFDLQEQCTQKAAKELAQFYYVDVLDGKLACVTKCTPGTKSQMNCHHGRCQLQQSGPHCLCLNSDTHWHWGENCEFSTRKSMVYGIVGAVVVLLVVSVVVLAILLSQSQRRLHRQEHGLFRAWQEEDVLGNFQNTGVWEGQNLQGDTFGLENVYSHFQPSLQSVDPTTELHIQRPTVVTTAQ